The proteins below are encoded in one region of Montipora foliosa isolate CH-2021 unplaced genomic scaffold, ASM3666993v2 scaffold_400, whole genome shotgun sequence:
- the LOC137987968 gene encoding uncharacterized protein isoform X3, translating into MGSKAMPTRREFSRLEAAGRVKQIAFTKTHAAADIERLLLFHFPCLVDLDLTRLRFITSYDKGHAMSVVFRHIPSGEEIMAQFTQGPKQKVYIYWKGPASVNLDDALPSSSTATSSTLPSTVTPTASTSSNPIPSVSLIPSSTLSTPVPTSTISSPVASFNSTGVNQPALATTMSRPSNGRETRRYLEHLAAGDNRPAVSLRTSDDDDNDDAVFMQSVFSDDVIEIDPPAINNFPVETPTSMESSTAKGYKGSPFYGSGLKGGLVVEDISSSGLGGSSNRVSRVDEVAECQKMLQRGNERTAMLPFLIHSFEELCWQAREDNKGMVVVLLNSRRKGDANRGTLLRILHNVESRHDNNWLFWVADSWSSDGRKVFHTHGGDQRRDRLLFLTPSTGRNATLLGEIADTETDTCDAVLQNIMARAALHITDEHQQREQYVKWRKERKEQEEELSALQKKHKREKQECKESEKPKVTASEKDETVKCYPCDDHDATVHKIREDREKRVSPVPEEGTTIILRFKDQKLSRKFAKNAMFQEVYDWAGAMSTMPLHFTIQRRSEVVLHEHHIKRQEVLDIYEREENEVKRLLNSQVSFKGNLPCDVQEILETTADEKQNQENKKQVDREQRVMKTKEGKQQEEKTEKSRETDCCSVSELQQEPGVDSKRKKKKEKRSGSQRKKIKKIP; encoded by the exons ATGGG ATCAAAAGCTATGCCAACCAGACGCGAGTTCAGCCGCCTCGAAGCTGCAGGAAGAGTGAAGCAGATCGCCTTCACAAAAACCCACGCGGCTGCCGATATAGAAAGGTTGCTATTGTTTCACTTTCCATGCTTAGTGGATCTGGACCTTACTCG TTTACGATTCATAACGTCTTACGACAAGGGCCATGCGATGAGCGTTGTATTTCGCCACATCCCCAGTGGAGAGGAAATAATGGCTCAGTTCACACAGGGTCCCAAACAAAAAGTTTACATTTATTGGAAAG GTCCAGCTTCGGTTAATTTGGATGATGCCTTACCATCGTCTTCAACTGCCACATCCTCTACACTACCTTCTACAGTCACACCTACTGCATCGACATCATCAAACCCAATTCCTTCGGTTTCTCTTATCCCAtcatctacattgtctacaccAGTGCCCACTTCAACCATTTCTTCCCCTGTTGCATCTTTTAACAGCACTGGAGTCAACCAGCCGGCCCTTGCCACAACTATGTCCCGACCTAGTAATGGCC GTGAGACAAGACGTTACTTGGAGCATTTGGCTGCAGGAGATAATCGACCAG CAGTGTCACTGAGAACCAGCGATGACGACGATAATGATG ATGCTGTCTTCATGCAAAGCGTGTTCTCCGATGATGTTATTGAGATAGACCCTCCTGCAATTAACAATT TTCCTGTGGAAACCCCAACAAGTATGGAGTCATCAACTGCAAAAG GATACAAAGGCTCACCGTTTTATGGGAGTGGACTAAAAG GTGGGCTAGTGGTTGAGGACATTTCTTCATCTGGGTTAGGAG GATCATCAAACAGAGTGTCCCGAGTAGATGAGGTGGCTGAATGCCAAAAAATGCTGCAAAGGGGCAATGAAAGAACTGCAATGTTGCCATTTTTGATCCATAGCTTTGAAGAG TTATGTTGGCAGGCACGAGAGGACAACAAAGGAATGGTAGTTGTCCTTTTAAACTCAAGACGAAAGGGTGATGCCAATAGAGGCACCTTATTGAG GATACTACACAACGTTGAATCCCGGCATGACAATAACTGGTTGTTTTGGGTGGCAGACAGCTGGTCCAGTGATGGAAGGAAAG TTTTTCACACGCATGGTGGGGATCAGAGGAGGGATCGCCTCTTGTTTCTCACACCATCTACTGGCAGGAATGCCACCTTATTAGGTGAAATTGCAG ATACAGAAACAGATACTTGTGATGCTGTTTTACAAAATATCATGGCGAGGGCCGCTCTTCACATAACTGATGAGCATCAACAAAG AGAACAATATGTTAAGTGGAGGAAAGAGAGGAAAGAGCAGGAAGAAGAGCTATCTGCAttacaaaaaaaacacaaaagggAAAAGCAAGAATGCAAGGAGAGCGAG AAACCCAAAGTCACTGCAAGTGAAAAAGACGAAACGGTGAAATGTTATCCATGTGATGACCACGATGCCACTGTTCACAAA ATAAGAGAGGATAGAGAAAAACGGGTGTCACCAGTACCCGAGGAAGGCACTACAATAATACTTCGTTTTAAGGACCAGAAGCTTTCTCGAAAGTTTGCGAAAAATGCAATGTTCCAG GAAGTATACGACTGGGCAGGTGCTATGAGTACAATGCCACTTCACTTCACCATACAAAGGAGAAGTGAAGTGGTGTTACATGAGCATCACATAAAGAGACAGGAGGTCCTGGATATCTATGAGAGG GAAGAGAATGAGGTCAAGAGACTACTTAACTCCCAG GTCTCATTCAAGGGTAATCTGCCATGTGACGTCCAGGAAATATTGGAAACAACTGCTGATG aaaaacaaaatcaagaaaacaaaaagcaagtGGACCGAGAACAAAGAGTAATGAAAACCAAggaaggaaaacaacaagaagaaaagaCTGAGAAAAGTAGAGAAACAGACTGCTGCAGTGTAAGTGAACTGCAACAGGAACCAGGAGTGgacagcaaaagaaaaaaaaagaaggaaaagagaTCTGGatcacagagaaaaaaaatcaaaaaaataccCTGA
- the LOC137987968 gene encoding uncharacterized protein isoform X2, protein MATRNVSESSDSDVAPRPSPKRHGSRAFLRTFVHLENRSKAMPTRREFSRLEAAGRVKQIAFTKTHAAADIERLLLFHFPCLVDLDLTRLRFITSYDKGHAMSVVFRHIPSGEEIMAQFTQGPKQKVYIYWKGPASVNLDDALPSSSTATSSTLPSTVTPTASTSSNPIPSVSLIPSSTLSTPVPTSTISSPVASFNSTGVNQPALATTMSRPSNGRETRRYLEHLAAGDNRPVSLRTSDDDDNDDAVFMQSVFSDDVIEIDPPAINNFPVETPTSMESSTAKGYKGSPFYGSGLKGGLVVEDISSSGLGGSSNRVSRVDEVAECQKMLQRGNERTAMLPFLIHSFEELCWQAREDNKGMVVVLLNSRRKGDANRGTLLRILHNVESRHDNNWLFWVADSWSSDGRKVFHTHGGDQRRDRLLFLTPSTGRNATLLGEIADTETDTCDAVLQNIMARAALHITDEHQQREQYVKWRKERKEQEEELSALQKKHKREKQECKESEKPKVTASEKDETVKCYPCDDHDATVHKIREDREKRVSPVPEEGTTIILRFKDQKLSRKFAKNAMFQEVYDWAGAMSTMPLHFTIQRRSEVVLHEHHIKRQEVLDIYEREENEVKRLLNSQVSFKGNLPCDVQEILETTADEKQNQENKKQVDREQRVMKTKEGKQQEEKTEKSRETDCCSVSELQQEPGVDSKRKKKKEKRSGSQRKKIKKIP, encoded by the exons ATGGCTACAAGAAACGTTAGCGAGTCTAGTGATAGCGATGTTGCTCCTCGTCCCTCTCCCAAACGACACGGATCTAGAGCTTTTTTAAGGACTTTTGTTCATCTTGAGAATAGATCAAAAGCTATGCCAACCAGACGCGAGTTCAGCCGCCTCGAAGCTGCAGGAAGAGTGAAGCAGATCGCCTTCACAAAAACCCACGCGGCTGCCGATATAGAAAGGTTGCTATTGTTTCACTTTCCATGCTTAGTGGATCTGGACCTTACTCG TTTACGATTCATAACGTCTTACGACAAGGGCCATGCGATGAGCGTTGTATTTCGCCACATCCCCAGTGGAGAGGAAATAATGGCTCAGTTCACACAGGGTCCCAAACAAAAAGTTTACATTTATTGGAAAG GTCCAGCTTCGGTTAATTTGGATGATGCCTTACCATCGTCTTCAACTGCCACATCCTCTACACTACCTTCTACAGTCACACCTACTGCATCGACATCATCAAACCCAATTCCTTCGGTTTCTCTTATCCCAtcatctacattgtctacaccAGTGCCCACTTCAACCATTTCTTCCCCTGTTGCATCTTTTAACAGCACTGGAGTCAACCAGCCGGCCCTTGCCACAACTATGTCCCGACCTAGTAATGGCC GTGAGACAAGACGTTACTTGGAGCATTTGGCTGCAGGAGATAATCGACCAG TGTCACTGAGAACCAGCGATGACGACGATAATGATG ATGCTGTCTTCATGCAAAGCGTGTTCTCCGATGATGTTATTGAGATAGACCCTCCTGCAATTAACAATT TTCCTGTGGAAACCCCAACAAGTATGGAGTCATCAACTGCAAAAG GATACAAAGGCTCACCGTTTTATGGGAGTGGACTAAAAG GTGGGCTAGTGGTTGAGGACATTTCTTCATCTGGGTTAGGAG GATCATCAAACAGAGTGTCCCGAGTAGATGAGGTGGCTGAATGCCAAAAAATGCTGCAAAGGGGCAATGAAAGAACTGCAATGTTGCCATTTTTGATCCATAGCTTTGAAGAG TTATGTTGGCAGGCACGAGAGGACAACAAAGGAATGGTAGTTGTCCTTTTAAACTCAAGACGAAAGGGTGATGCCAATAGAGGCACCTTATTGAG GATACTACACAACGTTGAATCCCGGCATGACAATAACTGGTTGTTTTGGGTGGCAGACAGCTGGTCCAGTGATGGAAGGAAAG TTTTTCACACGCATGGTGGGGATCAGAGGAGGGATCGCCTCTTGTTTCTCACACCATCTACTGGCAGGAATGCCACCTTATTAGGTGAAATTGCAG ATACAGAAACAGATACTTGTGATGCTGTTTTACAAAATATCATGGCGAGGGCCGCTCTTCACATAACTGATGAGCATCAACAAAG AGAACAATATGTTAAGTGGAGGAAAGAGAGGAAAGAGCAGGAAGAAGAGCTATCTGCAttacaaaaaaaacacaaaagggAAAAGCAAGAATGCAAGGAGAGCGAG AAACCCAAAGTCACTGCAAGTGAAAAAGACGAAACGGTGAAATGTTATCCATGTGATGACCACGATGCCACTGTTCACAAA ATAAGAGAGGATAGAGAAAAACGGGTGTCACCAGTACCCGAGGAAGGCACTACAATAATACTTCGTTTTAAGGACCAGAAGCTTTCTCGAAAGTTTGCGAAAAATGCAATGTTCCAG GAAGTATACGACTGGGCAGGTGCTATGAGTACAATGCCACTTCACTTCACCATACAAAGGAGAAGTGAAGTGGTGTTACATGAGCATCACATAAAGAGACAGGAGGTCCTGGATATCTATGAGAGG GAAGAGAATGAGGTCAAGAGACTACTTAACTCCCAG GTCTCATTCAAGGGTAATCTGCCATGTGACGTCCAGGAAATATTGGAAACAACTGCTGATG aaaaacaaaatcaagaaaacaaaaagcaagtGGACCGAGAACAAAGAGTAATGAAAACCAAggaaggaaaacaacaagaagaaaagaCTGAGAAAAGTAGAGAAACAGACTGCTGCAGTGTAAGTGAACTGCAACAGGAACCAGGAGTGgacagcaaaagaaaaaaaaagaaggaaaagagaTCTGGatcacagagaaaaaaaatcaaaaaaataccCTGA
- the LOC137987968 gene encoding uncharacterized protein isoform X4, which produces MATRNVSESSDSDVAPRPSPKRHGSRAFLRTFVHLENRSKAMPTRREFSRLEAAGRVKQIAFTKTHAAADIERLLLFHFPCLVDLDLTRLRFITSYDKGHAMSVVFRHIPSGEEIMAQFTQGPKQKVYIYWKGPASVNLDDALPSSSTATSSTLPSTVTPTASTSSNPIPSVSLIPSSTLSTPVPTSTISSPVASFNSTGVNQPALATTMSRPSNGRETRRYLEHLAAGDNRPAVSLRTSDDDDNDDAVFMQSVFSDDVIEIDPPAINNFPVETPTSMESSTAKGYKGSPFYGSGLKGGLVVEDISSSGLGGSSNRVSRVDEVAECQKMLQRGNERTAMLPFLIHSFEELCWQAREDNKGMVVVLLNSRRKGDANRGTLLRILHNVESRHDNNWLFWVADSWSSDGRKVFHTHGGDQRRDRLLFLTPSTGRNATLLGEIADTETDTCDAVLQNIMARAALHITDEHQQREQYVKWRKERKEQEEELSALQKKHKREKQECKESEKPKVTASEKDETVKCYPCDDHDATVHKEVYDWAGAMSTMPLHFTIQRRSEVVLHEHHIKRQEVLDIYEREENEVKRLLNSQVSFKGNLPCDVQEILETTADEKQNQENKKQVDREQRVMKTKEGKQQEEKTEKSRETDCCSVSELQQEPGVDSKRKKKKEKRSGSQRKKIKKIP; this is translated from the exons ATGGCTACAAGAAACGTTAGCGAGTCTAGTGATAGCGATGTTGCTCCTCGTCCCTCTCCCAAACGACACGGATCTAGAGCTTTTTTAAGGACTTTTGTTCATCTTGAGAATAGATCAAAAGCTATGCCAACCAGACGCGAGTTCAGCCGCCTCGAAGCTGCAGGAAGAGTGAAGCAGATCGCCTTCACAAAAACCCACGCGGCTGCCGATATAGAAAGGTTGCTATTGTTTCACTTTCCATGCTTAGTGGATCTGGACCTTACTCG TTTACGATTCATAACGTCTTACGACAAGGGCCATGCGATGAGCGTTGTATTTCGCCACATCCCCAGTGGAGAGGAAATAATGGCTCAGTTCACACAGGGTCCCAAACAAAAAGTTTACATTTATTGGAAAG GTCCAGCTTCGGTTAATTTGGATGATGCCTTACCATCGTCTTCAACTGCCACATCCTCTACACTACCTTCTACAGTCACACCTACTGCATCGACATCATCAAACCCAATTCCTTCGGTTTCTCTTATCCCAtcatctacattgtctacaccAGTGCCCACTTCAACCATTTCTTCCCCTGTTGCATCTTTTAACAGCACTGGAGTCAACCAGCCGGCCCTTGCCACAACTATGTCCCGACCTAGTAATGGCC GTGAGACAAGACGTTACTTGGAGCATTTGGCTGCAGGAGATAATCGACCAG CAGTGTCACTGAGAACCAGCGATGACGACGATAATGATG ATGCTGTCTTCATGCAAAGCGTGTTCTCCGATGATGTTATTGAGATAGACCCTCCTGCAATTAACAATT TTCCTGTGGAAACCCCAACAAGTATGGAGTCATCAACTGCAAAAG GATACAAAGGCTCACCGTTTTATGGGAGTGGACTAAAAG GTGGGCTAGTGGTTGAGGACATTTCTTCATCTGGGTTAGGAG GATCATCAAACAGAGTGTCCCGAGTAGATGAGGTGGCTGAATGCCAAAAAATGCTGCAAAGGGGCAATGAAAGAACTGCAATGTTGCCATTTTTGATCCATAGCTTTGAAGAG TTATGTTGGCAGGCACGAGAGGACAACAAAGGAATGGTAGTTGTCCTTTTAAACTCAAGACGAAAGGGTGATGCCAATAGAGGCACCTTATTGAG GATACTACACAACGTTGAATCCCGGCATGACAATAACTGGTTGTTTTGGGTGGCAGACAGCTGGTCCAGTGATGGAAGGAAAG TTTTTCACACGCATGGTGGGGATCAGAGGAGGGATCGCCTCTTGTTTCTCACACCATCTACTGGCAGGAATGCCACCTTATTAGGTGAAATTGCAG ATACAGAAACAGATACTTGTGATGCTGTTTTACAAAATATCATGGCGAGGGCCGCTCTTCACATAACTGATGAGCATCAACAAAG AGAACAATATGTTAAGTGGAGGAAAGAGAGGAAAGAGCAGGAAGAAGAGCTATCTGCAttacaaaaaaaacacaaaagggAAAAGCAAGAATGCAAGGAGAGCGAG AAACCCAAAGTCACTGCAAGTGAAAAAGACGAAACGGTGAAATGTTATCCATGTGATGACCACGATGCCACTGTTCACAAA GAAGTATACGACTGGGCAGGTGCTATGAGTACAATGCCACTTCACTTCACCATACAAAGGAGAAGTGAAGTGGTGTTACATGAGCATCACATAAAGAGACAGGAGGTCCTGGATATCTATGAGAGG GAAGAGAATGAGGTCAAGAGACTACTTAACTCCCAG GTCTCATTCAAGGGTAATCTGCCATGTGACGTCCAGGAAATATTGGAAACAACTGCTGATG aaaaacaaaatcaagaaaacaaaaagcaagtGGACCGAGAACAAAGAGTAATGAAAACCAAggaaggaaaacaacaagaagaaaagaCTGAGAAAAGTAGAGAAACAGACTGCTGCAGTGTAAGTGAACTGCAACAGGAACCAGGAGTGgacagcaaaagaaaaaaaaagaaggaaaagagaTCTGGatcacagagaaaaaaaatcaaaaaaataccCTGA
- the LOC137987968 gene encoding uncharacterized protein isoform X1, whose product MATRNVSESSDSDVAPRPSPKRHGSRAFLRTFVHLENRSKAMPTRREFSRLEAAGRVKQIAFTKTHAAADIERLLLFHFPCLVDLDLTRLRFITSYDKGHAMSVVFRHIPSGEEIMAQFTQGPKQKVYIYWKGPASVNLDDALPSSSTATSSTLPSTVTPTASTSSNPIPSVSLIPSSTLSTPVPTSTISSPVASFNSTGVNQPALATTMSRPSNGRETRRYLEHLAAGDNRPAVSLRTSDDDDNDDAVFMQSVFSDDVIEIDPPAINNFPVETPTSMESSTAKGYKGSPFYGSGLKGGLVVEDISSSGLGGSSNRVSRVDEVAECQKMLQRGNERTAMLPFLIHSFEELCWQAREDNKGMVVVLLNSRRKGDANRGTLLRILHNVESRHDNNWLFWVADSWSSDGRKVFHTHGGDQRRDRLLFLTPSTGRNATLLGEIADTETDTCDAVLQNIMARAALHITDEHQQREQYVKWRKERKEQEEELSALQKKHKREKQECKESEKPKVTASEKDETVKCYPCDDHDATVHKIREDREKRVSPVPEEGTTIILRFKDQKLSRKFAKNAMFQEVYDWAGAMSTMPLHFTIQRRSEVVLHEHHIKRQEVLDIYEREENEVKRLLNSQVSFKGNLPCDVQEILETTADEKQNQENKKQVDREQRVMKTKEGKQQEEKTEKSRETDCCSVSELQQEPGVDSKRKKKKEKRSGSQRKKIKKIP is encoded by the exons ATGGCTACAAGAAACGTTAGCGAGTCTAGTGATAGCGATGTTGCTCCTCGTCCCTCTCCCAAACGACACGGATCTAGAGCTTTTTTAAGGACTTTTGTTCATCTTGAGAATAGATCAAAAGCTATGCCAACCAGACGCGAGTTCAGCCGCCTCGAAGCTGCAGGAAGAGTGAAGCAGATCGCCTTCACAAAAACCCACGCGGCTGCCGATATAGAAAGGTTGCTATTGTTTCACTTTCCATGCTTAGTGGATCTGGACCTTACTCG TTTACGATTCATAACGTCTTACGACAAGGGCCATGCGATGAGCGTTGTATTTCGCCACATCCCCAGTGGAGAGGAAATAATGGCTCAGTTCACACAGGGTCCCAAACAAAAAGTTTACATTTATTGGAAAG GTCCAGCTTCGGTTAATTTGGATGATGCCTTACCATCGTCTTCAACTGCCACATCCTCTACACTACCTTCTACAGTCACACCTACTGCATCGACATCATCAAACCCAATTCCTTCGGTTTCTCTTATCCCAtcatctacattgtctacaccAGTGCCCACTTCAACCATTTCTTCCCCTGTTGCATCTTTTAACAGCACTGGAGTCAACCAGCCGGCCCTTGCCACAACTATGTCCCGACCTAGTAATGGCC GTGAGACAAGACGTTACTTGGAGCATTTGGCTGCAGGAGATAATCGACCAG CAGTGTCACTGAGAACCAGCGATGACGACGATAATGATG ATGCTGTCTTCATGCAAAGCGTGTTCTCCGATGATGTTATTGAGATAGACCCTCCTGCAATTAACAATT TTCCTGTGGAAACCCCAACAAGTATGGAGTCATCAACTGCAAAAG GATACAAAGGCTCACCGTTTTATGGGAGTGGACTAAAAG GTGGGCTAGTGGTTGAGGACATTTCTTCATCTGGGTTAGGAG GATCATCAAACAGAGTGTCCCGAGTAGATGAGGTGGCTGAATGCCAAAAAATGCTGCAAAGGGGCAATGAAAGAACTGCAATGTTGCCATTTTTGATCCATAGCTTTGAAGAG TTATGTTGGCAGGCACGAGAGGACAACAAAGGAATGGTAGTTGTCCTTTTAAACTCAAGACGAAAGGGTGATGCCAATAGAGGCACCTTATTGAG GATACTACACAACGTTGAATCCCGGCATGACAATAACTGGTTGTTTTGGGTGGCAGACAGCTGGTCCAGTGATGGAAGGAAAG TTTTTCACACGCATGGTGGGGATCAGAGGAGGGATCGCCTCTTGTTTCTCACACCATCTACTGGCAGGAATGCCACCTTATTAGGTGAAATTGCAG ATACAGAAACAGATACTTGTGATGCTGTTTTACAAAATATCATGGCGAGGGCCGCTCTTCACATAACTGATGAGCATCAACAAAG AGAACAATATGTTAAGTGGAGGAAAGAGAGGAAAGAGCAGGAAGAAGAGCTATCTGCAttacaaaaaaaacacaaaagggAAAAGCAAGAATGCAAGGAGAGCGAG AAACCCAAAGTCACTGCAAGTGAAAAAGACGAAACGGTGAAATGTTATCCATGTGATGACCACGATGCCACTGTTCACAAA ATAAGAGAGGATAGAGAAAAACGGGTGTCACCAGTACCCGAGGAAGGCACTACAATAATACTTCGTTTTAAGGACCAGAAGCTTTCTCGAAAGTTTGCGAAAAATGCAATGTTCCAG GAAGTATACGACTGGGCAGGTGCTATGAGTACAATGCCACTTCACTTCACCATACAAAGGAGAAGTGAAGTGGTGTTACATGAGCATCACATAAAGAGACAGGAGGTCCTGGATATCTATGAGAGG GAAGAGAATGAGGTCAAGAGACTACTTAACTCCCAG GTCTCATTCAAGGGTAATCTGCCATGTGACGTCCAGGAAATATTGGAAACAACTGCTGATG aaaaacaaaatcaagaaaacaaaaagcaagtGGACCGAGAACAAAGAGTAATGAAAACCAAggaaggaaaacaacaagaagaaaagaCTGAGAAAAGTAGAGAAACAGACTGCTGCAGTGTAAGTGAACTGCAACAGGAACCAGGAGTGgacagcaaaagaaaaaaaaagaaggaaaagagaTCTGGatcacagagaaaaaaaatcaaaaaaataccCTGA